A portion of the Streptomyces sp. YPW6 genome contains these proteins:
- the ychF gene encoding redox-regulated ATPase YchF: protein MSLTIGIVGLPNVGKSTLFNALTKNDVLAANYPFATIEPNVGVVGVPDPRLDKLAEIFSSQRLLPATVDFVDIAGIVRGASEGEGLGNKFLANIRESDAICQVIRAFKDENVVHVDGKVSPKDDIETINTELILADLQSVEKAVPRLTKESRLQKEKVAVLAAVEEAKQILETGQTLFAAGITAGTEKGRLLHELHLLTTKPFLYVFNVDEDELVDEDFKNEQRALVAPAEAIFLNAKIESELIELDDDEALELLQSMGQEEPGLATLGRVGFETLGLQTYLTAGPKEARAWTIKKGATAPEAAGVIHTDFQKGFIKAEIVSFADLVETGSVAEARAKGKARMEGKDYVMQDGDVVEFRHGGTSGSGKK from the coding sequence GTGTCGCTCACGATCGGAATCGTCGGTCTGCCGAATGTCGGCAAGTCGACCCTGTTCAACGCCCTGACCAAGAACGACGTGCTGGCGGCCAACTACCCGTTCGCCACGATCGAGCCGAACGTCGGCGTGGTCGGCGTCCCGGACCCGCGCCTGGACAAGCTCGCGGAGATCTTCAGCTCCCAGCGGCTCCTCCCGGCCACGGTGGACTTCGTCGACATCGCCGGCATCGTCCGAGGCGCTTCGGAGGGCGAGGGCCTCGGGAACAAGTTCCTGGCGAACATCCGTGAGTCCGACGCGATCTGCCAGGTCATCCGGGCCTTCAAGGACGAGAACGTCGTACACGTCGACGGCAAGGTCTCGCCGAAGGACGACATCGAGACGATCAACACCGAGCTGATCCTCGCCGACCTCCAGTCCGTCGAGAAGGCCGTCCCGCGCCTGACGAAGGAGTCCCGCCTCCAGAAGGAGAAGGTCGCCGTCCTCGCCGCGGTCGAGGAGGCGAAGCAGATCCTGGAGACCGGCCAGACCCTGTTCGCCGCGGGCATCACGGCGGGCACCGAGAAGGGCAGGCTCCTGCACGAGCTGCACCTGCTCACCACCAAGCCCTTCCTGTACGTCTTCAACGTCGACGAGGACGAGCTGGTCGACGAGGACTTCAAGAACGAGCAGCGCGCCCTGGTCGCCCCCGCCGAGGCGATCTTCCTGAACGCCAAGATCGAGTCCGAGCTGATCGAGCTGGACGACGACGAGGCACTCGAACTGCTCCAGTCCATGGGTCAGGAAGAGCCCGGCCTCGCCACCCTCGGCCGCGTCGGCTTCGAGACCCTGGGCCTCCAGACCTACCTCACGGCAGGTCCGAAGGAAGCCCGCGCCTGGACCATCAAGAAGGGCGCCACGGCCCCGGAGGCGGCCGGTGTCATCCACACCGACTTCCAGAAGGGCTTCATCAAGGCGGAGATCGTCTCCTTCGCCGACCTGGTGGAGACCGGCTCGGTCGCCGAGGCCCGCGCCAAGGGCAAGGCCCGCATGGAGGGCAAGGACTACGTCATGCAGGACGGGGACGTGGTGGAGTTCCGCCACGGAGGAACGTCCGGGAGCGGCAAGAAGTAG
- a CDS encoding DUF6542 domain-containing protein has product MYRVRVRSVPPVVLALRRFPNPRLTGIGAGLFASLTMFVLACADRLLFDGSELVYGLLFLPVSALTALWVRPADLVTAPISVPIAFAVGVFPISGGSEGFGGQVMGLVTALAVHAGWLYGGTLVAGLIVTVRKVRLMRARRRYVLAQGRGPAGERRPRATDAPASSSKPVRAGAGPAAAARRPQRP; this is encoded by the coding sequence GTGTACCGGGTGCGGGTGCGGAGTGTGCCGCCCGTCGTCCTCGCGCTGCGGCGCTTCCCCAACCCCCGGCTCACCGGGATCGGGGCCGGGCTGTTCGCCTCGCTCACCATGTTCGTCCTCGCCTGTGCCGACCGGCTGCTGTTCGACGGCTCGGAGCTCGTCTACGGGCTGCTCTTCCTGCCCGTCAGCGCGCTGACGGCCCTCTGGGTGCGGCCCGCCGATCTGGTCACCGCGCCGATCAGCGTGCCGATCGCCTTCGCCGTCGGGGTGTTCCCGATCTCCGGGGGGTCCGAGGGTTTCGGCGGGCAGGTCATGGGCCTCGTCACCGCCCTCGCCGTGCACGCCGGCTGGCTGTACGGCGGAACGCTCGTCGCGGGCCTCATCGTCACCGTGCGCAAGGTGCGCCTGATGCGGGCGCGGCGGCGGTACGTCCTGGCCCAGGGGCGCGGTCCCGCCGGTGAGCGGAGGCCCCGTGCGACCGACGCCCCCGCCTCGTCCTCGAAGCCCGTACGGGCCGGGGCAGGCCCGGCGGCCGCGGCCCGCCGACCTCAGCGGCCCTGA
- the ppgK gene encoding polyphosphate--glucose phosphotransferase, with protein sequence MEIFGVDIGGSGIKGAPVDLDRGDLARERHKVLTPHPATPESVADGVAEVVGHFDWSGPVGITFPGVVTDGVTRTAANVDKGWVDTDARTLLGERIGRPVTLLNDADAAGVAEMTFGAGKGRTGTVILLTFGTGIGSAVFTDGRLVPNTELGHLELHGHDAEKHASTKAKEDEDLSWHHWAHRVQKYLLHVEMLFSPELFIIGGGVSRKAEKFLPLIEKVRAELVPAQLQNNAGIVGAAMAAADPGPGKG encoded by the coding sequence ATGGAGATCTTCGGCGTGGACATCGGCGGATCCGGGATCAAGGGCGCTCCCGTGGACCTGGACCGAGGGGACCTGGCGCGGGAGCGCCACAAGGTGCTGACACCGCACCCGGCCACGCCCGAGAGCGTGGCCGACGGCGTGGCCGAGGTGGTCGGCCACTTCGACTGGTCGGGCCCGGTCGGCATCACCTTCCCCGGGGTCGTCACGGACGGTGTCACCCGCACCGCGGCCAATGTCGACAAGGGCTGGGTCGACACGGACGCCCGGACCCTGCTGGGCGAGCGGATCGGCCGGCCCGTCACCCTCCTGAACGACGCGGACGCGGCCGGAGTGGCCGAGATGACCTTCGGCGCGGGCAAGGGCCGCACGGGCACGGTCATCCTGCTGACGTTCGGTACGGGCATCGGCAGCGCGGTCTTCACCGACGGCAGGCTCGTCCCCAACACCGAGCTGGGTCACCTGGAACTGCACGGCCACGACGCGGAGAAGCACGCCTCCACGAAGGCCAAGGAGGACGAGGACCTGAGCTGGCACCACTGGGCGCACCGGGTCCAGAAGTACCTGCTGCACGTGGAGATGCTGTTCTCGCCGGAGCTGTTCATCATCGGCGGCGGTGTGAGCCGCAAGGCGGAGAAGTTCCTGCCCCTGATCGAGAAGGTCCGGGCCGAGCTGGTCCCGGCGCAGCTCCAGAACAACGCGGGCATCGTGGGGGCGGCGATGGCGGCGGCTGATCCGGGGCCGGGCAAGGGCTGA
- a CDS encoding 4-hydroxy-3-methylbut-2-enyl diphosphate reductase gives MTATPSPSPATTPSGGASRRSDTRRVLLAAPRGYCAGVDRAVIAVEKALEQYGAPIYVRHEIVHNKYVVQTLERKGAIFVDVTAEVPEGSIVMFSAHGVAPTVHAEAAERKLATIDATCPLVTKVHKEAVRYAKEDYDILLIGHEGHEEVIGTSGEAPDHIQLVDGPEDVANVEVRDESKVVWLSQTTLSVDETMETVDALKSKFPNLLSPPSDDICYATQNRQIAVKKLAEDAELVIVVGSKNSSNSIRMVEVALDAGAPAAHLVDFASEIDEAWLEGVTTVGLTSGASVPDVLVDGVLEWLAERGYADVETVKTADESITFSLPKELRRDLRAEAAALSAE, from the coding sequence ATGACTGCAACGCCCAGCCCGTCACCCGCCACCACCCCGAGTGGAGGCGCTTCGCGCCGCAGTGACACCCGCCGAGTCCTGCTCGCCGCTCCCCGTGGCTACTGCGCGGGCGTGGACCGTGCCGTGATCGCCGTCGAGAAGGCCCTGGAGCAGTACGGGGCCCCGATCTACGTCCGCCACGAGATCGTGCACAACAAGTACGTCGTGCAGACCCTGGAGAGGAAGGGTGCGATCTTCGTGGACGTCACCGCGGAGGTGCCCGAGGGCTCCATCGTGATGTTCTCCGCGCACGGCGTCGCGCCCACCGTCCACGCGGAGGCCGCCGAGCGCAAGCTCGCCACCATCGACGCGACCTGCCCGCTGGTCACCAAGGTCCACAAGGAAGCCGTCCGGTACGCCAAGGAGGACTACGACATCCTCCTGATCGGCCACGAGGGCCACGAGGAGGTCATCGGCACCTCCGGCGAGGCCCCCGACCACATCCAGCTGGTCGACGGCCCCGAGGACGTGGCGAACGTGGAGGTCCGCGACGAGTCGAAGGTCGTGTGGCTCTCGCAGACCACCCTGTCCGTGGACGAGACGATGGAGACGGTCGACGCCCTCAAGTCGAAGTTCCCGAACCTCCTCTCGCCGCCCAGCGACGACATCTGCTACGCCACGCAGAACCGCCAGATCGCGGTGAAGAAGCTCGCCGAGGACGCCGAGCTGGTGATCGTGGTCGGCTCCAAGAACTCCTCGAACTCCATCCGGATGGTCGAGGTCGCCCTGGACGCGGGAGCCCCCGCCGCCCATCTGGTGGACTTCGCGAGCGAGATCGACGAGGCGTGGCTGGAGGGCGTGACCACGGTCGGCCTGACCTCCGGCGCCTCGGTTCCCGACGTTCTCGTCGACGGCGTCCTGGAATGGCTGGCGGAGCGGGGTTACGCGGACGTGGAGACGGTGAAGACGGCCGACGAGTCGATCACCTTCTCCCTGCCCAAGGAGCTCCGCCGCGACCTGCGCGCCGAGGCCGCCGCCCTTTCCGCCGAGTAG